A single genomic interval of Helianthus annuus cultivar XRQ/B chromosome 13, HanXRQr2.0-SUNRISE, whole genome shotgun sequence harbors:
- the LOC110901815 gene encoding luminal-binding protein 5: protein MGRSGIVLAIVLIGCVFATSVAKKRSNKLETVIGIDLGTRYSCVGVYKNDHVEIIANDQGNRITPSWVAFTDSERLIGEAAKNQAAVNAERTVFDVKRLIGRKFEYEEVQRYMKLVPYKIVNQDGKPYIQVKIKDGETKVFSPEEISAMILTKMKETAEAFLGKKVKDAVVIVPTYFNDAQKQATKDAAAIAGLNVARISSEPMAAAIAYDLDKGGERNILVFDLGGGSFDVSIMTVDNGFFEVIATNEDAHLGGEDFDQKIMEYFIKLIKNKHGKDISKDNKALEKLRREAERAKRALSSQDQVHVQIESLFDNVDFSEPLTRAQFEELNNDLFEKTMGHVKKAMEDAGLEKHQIDEIVLVGEGTRIPKVQQLLKDYFDGKEPNKGVNPDEAVAFGAAVQGGILSGEVGGESETDDLCGTCCDALKALETYVNDMKKQVNDKDKLSDKLE, encoded by the exons ATGGGTCGCTCCGGCATTGTTCTAGCAATCGTCTTAATCG GTTGCGTATTTGCAACTTCAGTCGCGAAAAAACGATCCAACAAGTTAGAAACTGTTATAGGGATTGATCTCGGGACTAGATATTCGTGTGTTGGCGTTTATAAGAACGACCACGTTGAAATCATAGCCAATGATCAAGGAAACCGTATCACTCCGTCGTGGGTGGCTTTCACAGACTCTGAGAGGTTGATCGGTGAGGCGGCCAAGAATCAGGCGGCTGTAAACGCCGAAAGGACCGTCTTTGATGTCAAGAGACTTATTGGGAGAAA GTTTGAGTACGAAGAAGTTCAAAGATATATGAAACTGGTTCCGTACAAAATTGTGAACCAAGATGGGAAGCCATATATCCAAGTTAAAATCAAGGATGGGGAGACAAAGGTTTTCAGCCCCGAAGAGATTAGCGCGATGATTCTTACCAAAATGAAAGAGACGGCCGAAGCATTCCTTGGAAAGAAAGTTAAAGACGCGGTTGTCATAGTTCCTA CATACTTCAATGATGCCCAAAAGCAGGCTACCAAGGATGCTGCTGCAATTGCTGGTTTGAATGTGGCAAGAATCAGTAGCGAACCTATGGCTGCTGCCATCGCATACGATCTAGACAAAGGTGGTGAGAGGAACATTCTTGTTTTTGACCTTGGTGGTGGATCGTTTGATGTTAGCATCATGACAGTCGACAATGGTTTTTTTGAGGTTATTGCCACAAATGAAGACGCCCATCTTGGAG GTGAGGACTTTGATCAAAAGATAATGGAATACTTCATCAAATTGATCAAGAATAAACATGGTAAAGACATCAGCAAGGACAACAAAGCGCTTGAAAAGCTAAGACGAGAAGCGGAGCGTGCCAAGCGAGCCTTGAGCAGCCAGGACCAGGTCCATGTCCAGATCGAGTCACTCTTTGACAATGTAGATTTCTCCGAGCCATTGACTCGAGCTCAATTTGAGGAGCTGAACAACGACTTGTTCGAAAAGACCATGGGACATGTGAAGAAGGCCATGGAGGATGCGGGTTTGGAAAAACACCAGATCGACGAGATCGTTCTTGTTGGCGAAGGTACCAGGATTCCAAAGGTTCAACAACTCTTAAAGGATTATTTTGATGGAAAGGAACCAAACAAGGGTGTGAACCCTGATGAAGCAGTTGCTTTTGGTGCTGCTGTTCAAGGAGGCATTTTGAGTGGAGAGGTTGGTGGTGAAAGTGAAACTGACGATCTATGCGGTACCTGTTGCGATGCGCTTAAGGCTCTTGAAACTTATGTTAATGACATGAAAAAACAAGTTAATGATAAAGATAAGTTATCCGATAAGCTCGAGTAG
- the LOC110899486 gene encoding uncharacterized protein LOC110899486, which yields MDAFLQKFQHLKIQLEDIKEATNDFNNEKNRIGCGGFGNVYKGELSHSEGRSMVAIKRLNLDPRNLQGTPEFLKEITTLSQYKHENLISLLGFCREGGELILVYEHASHGSLDRYINSPLLTWSQRIKICLDAAKGLSYLHDPRETHQRLIHCDVKSANILLDDNWNGKVSDFGLSIMGPANEKQSVIVTVAAGTQGYIDPLYWMTNTLTKESDVYSLGVVLLEVLCGRLCCTFSNGRVLQDLVRTWIESYEEKKLYDIIFKYPTIEPLEQGAFETFSDIAYRCLKESREDRPRMAEVVTELATALGYQKQFQDLKIPLEEITSATNDFNVEKNYIGGGAFGKVYRGEVSHCKGRSMTAIKRIDPKYGQGVPKFLKEIRTLSCYRHENIVSLLGFCYQGDEMILVYEHVSRGSLDRYLDSPHLTWSQRLKICLDAAKGLRYLHDQREERHQRLIHCDVKSANILLDDQWNAKVSDVGLSIMGPANEQNSVIVTVAESTPGYCDPQYAMSHTLTKESDVYSFGVVLLEIFCGMLCSRLDCKGHVENILVPTWKECYEQKKLNDIIFKSPTIQPMDQSALKIFSDIAYRCLKESREDRPKMAEVVAELERSLDLLNCQEFIGEWNKQRPLNYRSDVEPMKFQSKGILLNHGKTWFSLNKKGEHCEMISIGECLGSDVERFRFSSEYNSRFAVGTYKWYIYNEELKADVKTQFLSPGITYAVNFVFRFADKKERSESISLKYRLQGETENSISHLAYEREDEWWMCELYQFSCDHRIVDLQIMFEGYDNFSYIYVEGIEFQPLENEEHIDDKQPISDLDSDSDANWEEKLPADYEDLMKLSKKGIFDYFPWTSKKKKEKKKKKAYSILCKGFLTNDGSKWFSFDKNGKKCHMLSAALIWRWERKVLLPESRFGKAIQLGDNSYIFIETNVQSQLVSSETTYACYLVYKLPEDQSRFEGPMKVSDQQCDSGDKISYSYLTSTQTPVIRPKAGQNTHNPLNWPKFKGLPRQRKDGWIEVKIWEFLAGTTVNMNLALCLSNYKKLSGLIIEGIEFRPI from the exons ATGGATGCATTCTTGCAGAAGTTTCAACATCTTAAAATCCAACTGGAAGATATAAAAGAAGCCACCAACGACTTCAACAATGAGAAGAACCGTATCGGATGTGGTGGTTTTGGGAATGTTTATAAAGGAGAATTGTCACACTCTGAGGGGCGAAGCATGGTCGCTATTAAGCGTCTAAATCTGGATCCTAGAAATCTACAAGGAACACCTGAGTTCCTGAAAGAGATCACGACGCTTTCCCAGTACAAGCATGAAAATCTTATCTCTCTCCTGGGATTTTGTCGTGAAGGGGGTGAATTGATCTTGGTGTATGAGCATGCATCTCATGGAAGCCTCGACCGCTATATAAATTCCCCTCTTCTCACATGGTCACAACGTATCAAGATATGCCTTGATGCCGCGAAGGGATTAAGCTACCTTCATGATCCAAGGGAGACGCACCAAAGACTCATCCACTGTGATGTAAAAAGTGCCAACATCCTTCTCGATGACAACTGGAATGGTAAAGTCTCTGACTTTGGATTATCAATAATGGGTCCCGCTAATGAGAAGCAATCGGTTATTGTCACCGTTGCAGCAGGGACCCAGGGGTACATTGATCCACTATATTGGATGACAAACACTCTAACGAAAGAGTCGGACGTATACTCTCTAGGTGTGGTCTTATTAGAAGTTTTATGTGGGAGATTATGTTGTACTTTTAGCAATGGTCGTGTTCTGCAAGATTTGGTGCGCACGTGGATTGAAAGCTATGAGGAGAAGAAGTTATATGATATCATCTTCAAATATCCGACCATTGAACCATTGGAGCAGGGCGCTTTCGAAACTTTTTCTGACATTGCATATCGATGTTTGAAGGAATCTCGTGAAGATCGGCCAAGGATGGCTGAAGTTGTGACAGAACTTGCGACTGCACTTGGATATCAGAAG CAATTCCAAGATCTTAAAATCCCGTTGGAAGAGATAACATCAGCCACTAACGACTTCAACGTTGAGAAGAACTATATTGGAGGTGGTGCTTTTGGGAAGGTTTATAGAGGAGAAGTGTCTCACTGTAAAGGCCGAAGCATGACTGCTATTAAGCGTATTGATCCGAAGTATGGACAAGGAGTCCCTAAGTTCTTGAAAGAGATCAGGACTCTTTCCTGTTACAGGCATGAAAATATTGTCTCTCTtctgggattttgttaccaagggGATGAGATGATCCTTGTGTACGAGCATGTGTCTCGTGGAAGCCTTGACCGCTATTTGGACTCCCCTCATCTCACGTGGTCACAACGTCTCAAGATATGTTTGGATGCCGCAAAGGGGCTAAGGTACCTTCATGATCAAAGGGAGGAGAGACACCAAAGACTTATCCACTGTGATGTAAAAAGCGCCAACATCCTACTTGATGACCAATGGAATGCTAAAGTTTCTGACGTTGGATTATCAATAATGGGCCCCGCTAATGAGCAGAACTCTGTTATTGTCACAGTTGCAGAAAGTACACCTGGGTACTGTGATCCACAGTATGCGATGTCGCACACCCTAACGAAAGAGTCCGACGTATACTCTTTCGGTGTGGTCTTATTGGAAATTTTCTGTGGGATGTTATGTAGTAGACTTGATTGCAAGGGTCATGTTGAGAATATTTTAGTGCCCACGTGGAAAGAATGCTATGAACAGAAGAAGTTAAATGATATTATCTTTAAAAGTCCTACCATTCAACCAATGGATCAAAGTGCTTTAAAAATATTTTCAGACATTGCATATCGATGTTTGAAGGAATCTCGTGAAGATCGGCCAAAGATGGCTGAGGTTGTGGCAGAACTTGAGAGAAGTTTAGATTTACTCAATTGTCAAGAGTTTATAGGTGAATGGAACAAACAACGTCCTCTGAACTACAGATCTGACGTTGAACCGATGAAGTTTCAGTCCAAAGGGATCCTCCTTAACCACGGCAAAACG TGGTTTTCATTGAATAAGAAGGGAGAACACTGTGAGATGATATCTATTGGAGAATGTTTGGGTTCAGATGTCGAGAGGTTCAGATTCTCATCTGAATATAATTCAAG ATTTGCTGTGGGCACCTACAAATGGTATATATATAATGAGGAATTGAAAGCAGATGTAAAAACTCAGTTCTTGTCACCAGGAATCACATACGCGGTGAACTTTGTGTTCCGGTTTGCGGACAAAAAGGAGAGATCTGAATCTATATCCCTGAAATACAGATTACAAGGGGAGACAGAGAATTCAATTTCACATCTTGCGTATGAGAGAGAAGATGAATGGTGGATGTGTGAATTGTATCAGTTTTCTTGTGACCACAGAATTGTTGACCTTCAGATTATGTTTGAGGGCTACGATAATTTTTCCTACATATATGTAGAAGGCATTGAATTTCAGCCCTTGGAGAAC GAGGAACATATAGATGACAAGCAACCCATATCAGATTTAGATTCAGATTCAGATGCAAATTGGGAAGAAAAACTGCCAGCTGATTATGAAGACTTAATGAAGTTATCTAAAAAAGGGATTTTTGATTATTTTCCATGGACatcgaagaagaagaaggagaagaagaagaagaaagcgtACTCAATTCTTTGCAAAGGGTTCTTAACCAATGATGGCAGCAAG TGGTTTTCTTTTGACAAAAACGGGAAGAAATGTCATATGCTATCAGCGGCTCTCATATGGCGTTGGGAAAGAAAAGTGTTATTACCTGAATCAAG ATTTGGAAAAGCCATTCAGTTGGGGGATAACAGCTATATTTTTATCGAAACTAATGTCCAATCCCAACTAGTATCATCTGAAACAACATATGCATGTTACCTTGTTTACAAATTACCAGAAGACCAATCCAGATTTGAGGGTCCTATGAAAGTGAGTGACCAGCAATGCGATTCAGGAGATAAAATTAGCTATAGCTATTTAACAAGTACTCAAACCCCTGTTATTAGACCAAAGGCTGGTCAAAACACCCACAACCCACTCAATTGGCCAAAATTTAAAGGCCTTCCACGCCAAAGGAAGGATGGATGGATTGAAGTGAAAATTTGGGAATTCTTAGCTGGCACTACAGTCAACATGAATCTCGCTTTGTGCCTTAGTAACTATAAGAAGTTAAGTGGGCTTATTATAGAAGGTATTGAGTTTAGACCcatatag